A genome region from Alicyclobacillus acidocaldarius subsp. acidocaldarius DSM 446 includes the following:
- a CDS encoding HPr family phosphocarrier protein: MFEKETIVRLRGGLFARAAAKFVQEATRFKSEVFVERDGKTVNAKSIMGVMSLAIPSGERVIIRASGTDEQAAVHQLTKLIESEELFV, encoded by the coding sequence ATGTTTGAGAAAGAGACGATTGTCCGCCTGCGCGGCGGTTTGTTTGCGCGTGCGGCCGCCAAGTTCGTTCAAGAGGCGACGCGCTTCAAGTCGGAAGTGTTTGTGGAGAGGGACGGCAAGACGGTGAACGCCAAGAGCATCATGGGCGTCATGAGCCTCGCCATTCCGTCCGGTGAGCGCGTCATCATTCGGGCGAGCGGCACGGATGAGCAGGCCGCGGTGCATCAGTTGACGAAGCTCATCGAGTCCGAAGAACTGTTCGTGTGA